The sequence below is a genomic window from Pelmatolapia mariae isolate MD_Pm_ZW linkage group LG9, Pm_UMD_F_2, whole genome shotgun sequence.
GCAAATCAGGATTTCATGGTGGTAGTGAAAACATAAGTCATgggagggtttttttgtgtgttccaCAGTTTTTATGTAACTCTCCCCGAGGGCCTTACCTGAGCCGGGGTTGTGTTTAGCTGTATTGGAGGATGTGTGAGAGGTGGAAGTTGAGACCACCCTCTGGTCTGAACTCATGTCCTGCCCCAGTGATGAGCTGGACTTTCTTGGCTTCTTGTTTTTCAGGTGCCGTAGGGAGTTCTTCTCAGGAGGTGGCAGTGGTCGTTGGGGCCTGGACGTGGCGTTGACCTTCAACCAGGCTTGGGCCTTGTACTCCACAATCTCTCCGTAGTTAGCGCGTGTCACCCGGCACTCGTATAGACCTTCATCGTTCTTGCTGACTCTGGAGATCTGCAGCTTGTGTGAGATGTCATTGCCCTGGACTTTCACAGTCTGTTAGAgtaattaaaaaagaacagaCTGTCACAACATTCGATGGCATGATAAATACCACAAGTTGCTTGCACAACACATAACTCTCACACTCTGGGTTTTCCCCAAAATTTGACATGAACATATCCTAATTTTACTTTTCGAGTGTGGAAataataagattaaaaaaataaaatcacaaattCACTGTCATTTATTCTAATAAACTGTACTTTTTTTGTACAGTTTATTTTTGTACCAGTACTGTCAAACAAATCAGTTTGCTTGACAGTATGCTTTATTTCACTACCATCCATTTTCCTAAGGTTGATGGTAAATAATTAAGCGTCAAGGACGAAAACATCTGTCAAGTCTACGAACCACTCTAAAACCCACAAATGTGCATTTGTTAATAAGGGGTGAAGGAGTGATTCTGTACGGCTCTGAGAGCAGGGCAGCAAAGTCAGCCAAGCGCGTTAATCACGGCAGTTCAACTAGTCGTATGGGTGGCACACATGACAGGCAGATTTTTGCTCGGCTCATTTCACAACCCTCTTTCTCCCTCACTGACgtataatttttatatacttttaAAGGACAGACATATCGCTATGTTCTCTCAATCAAGACAAAAAAGCACTTCAGATTAGGATTAAGGTAAAAGCTTTTGTCTTGGTTAAATATTGAAAACATCAGTATACCGTGGTCCATGTTTCAGTTCATGGTTAACTtggatgagtacacagactttCAGTATGAACAttttgtgattttgcagactgagtttaatgaaaaacatttttatgttgaTGAAAAACAATTTTGGTGGCATCTAAGAGAAGCGGTTTTATATGCTGGTAAAAGCGTAGAGTCAAGAGCTTTGTGCAGGCACATGTAAATTTTCCATCTTCTGATTCAGATGACAttatcacaaagaaaaaaaaaacactgtcaaaGTTCATTATGGGACTGGACATCATTTGTATAGATGGGATAgagtatgtttttttgttggctTTAGGGAGCACTTCACAATGGAAAATAGCCTctgggaaaaaaatgacatttttacttCAGTGCTAACAAAAAGGTAAATCAAAGACTAAATGCCATCCCTATAACCAAGAGTCAGAAACACCGAATCTGTTCTGAAAGCActgcaacagaaaaaagaacaacattGCTACATTTCTATgcttttgtactgtttttctagaatatcattaaatttacataaataaactgtgattttacatttcaaatgtaaaataacgtaaaatcactgtaaatgtaataaaacataattttcttgttttttaaatatatttgtctgtacatatgcatatttagattgttaaaatacattcacaaatgtatcatgatttcacaaatatgtgtctgttatttgaaagattgaactgttaaattcaagtcaagtcaagtcaagtcatctttatttatatagcacatttaaaagacacaTCAAGTGTcggccaaagtgctgaacaattcaaatgtaatgctatggaaaaatatataaaatgattcttataaactttttttttacatcaaataatgttatttagggcatttgtggctcaagagttggcagttcgccttgtaatcagaaggttgccggttcgagccccggctcggacagtctctgtcgttgtgtccttgggcaaaacacttcacctaccgcctactggtgatggccagaggggccgatggtgtgatatggcagcctcgcttctgtcagtctgtcccagggcagctgtggctacaactgtagcttgcctccaccagtgtgtgaatgtgagagtgaatgaatagtggaattgtaaagtactttgagggtctcgaaaagcgctatataaatgcaatccattgttattattatttaaaccacctgttaactgtatatttctgtacatttaagtattattattcatattgccgcattcattgaccttgtttataggtaatttcattgtttaatcacgttaaaatgttcctaatttaatgtttaaaagtgctcgaaaaaggcaaaatcccatgtaaaattagggcaacaaactgtattgtcattactgaaaataaccgtagTTTTATgtgaaagttattttctgttattttctggtattattttggcgccccagctgccggaatattactgtttttctaggatttttttttttttacagtgtaacatGTTCGGGTCACAGATTCTCTGTGTAGTTATACTGGCTCTCTTTCTTGTTTGagactttttttgtgtttcaagAAGTTGAAAAATATTTGAAGAACACACTGAGGTGCTTCCCATTATACCAGTTCTTAATTTGAGACTCataatttgagaaaaaaaactttgttttagcTCAACCTTAGGAAGGGCCACCTTCCTTTTCAGGTACCTTtttctgtgattggctgcttctTAAACAGGACACTTGGATGCCTGAGCTTTTGATTCACTTTCACATAAAATGACCCCATAATTTGACACTTTGCCAACTTCTACCATAAGCATTAACCACTATACATAAGAGCACACACATACGTCAGAGTATGacagacagtgttggggagtaacggaatacatgtaccgccgttacgtatttaaaatacaaaatatgagtaactgtattccgttacagttaccgtttaaaaaggtggtatttagaatacagttactttgtttaaataaatggattacacggcggtattttcctgtttcatattgtcacgagtcaggactgtttgggttttgtttgacagctacgttctgttgttccaggcggcagcgttacggttgccatggttacagggtgacgcgctctctctgcgactgtgtgtttcctgggtgagagagcgcctttttgttgttgttgttgttgcactaagctaataggcaggatgctacaggcatagccctaaagaatgtagcctcatgggcagtgtagtccgtgctgcagggagaatggactgccatacctgttatgtgtctgtgagcgagggagaaaaaggaaaagtacgagctgtcatcgagcagaaacgggagctggaagcatgtaaatataataataaccactgcagccaagaagagtgcctgacgagcccagttgtaagtaagctattaagactcgactgtacactgtgttcgtgttttcctccgaaacagtaagttccgttggagcagcctttcaacgcctctctttgtctctcgctagcaaagttgacccagacaacaaagtaaagctagttttcggctacgagcccgacacggaacccgacgtattagccagaggtccctttactacggttcagagccgcggaccttcagtaatagtaataaatcacattcatgtagttgtaaacagcatgataatatattaagtaatccaaagtattcagaatacgttactctcattgagtaacgtaacggaatacgttacaaaatacattttggggcatgtaatctgtaatctgtagtggaatacattttaaaagtaaccttcccaacactgatgaCAGAATGTAAGAAGAGCCATAATAAGTTCCCTTTAATAATAACACAGAATCCATTAATTACTGAAATGTAAGAATATTTAAATACTCGTCTTCTGCTAGGAGACTGTCATACAGGCAAGGACCGTGTATAACACAGAAAATCACTGACCCAATTTCTAAGAAACCAGCATCTACAAACTTAGCTTGATCGTAAATCTGTCACTTTCCATTACACATGCCTGCCTGAGTGTCTGAGGGCTCCAATGAGGTCATTTAGAGGAAGGCTGTGTGGTGCACTGGGCACAGAAAGCGCATACAGAGTGGCAGGAAAAGGGGCGGAATAGTTGGTGGAGCATGAGCGCGGGGAGGGAACCACTTTGACAGTAATAATACACTGCCACTGATTTCACTGATTAGCTCCTTTCTCTGGTTGAAGGTGTATTATTCGAGAAAATcagctgctgttgtgtttgCTCGGAATGAAACACTGCCAACTTTGGTCACGACGGCACACGGCAATGGCCTACGTGATGTGTTCTTGTACTTACACTTATTTTCGTCCCCTCATCATCAGGATCGGGCTCTTGTATCATCTCCATCTGGAAatgcagagaaagagaaagggagCATGAGCAAAGTATAGAAACCTGCCACTTTCAGGAAATGTTTAGAGATACATTTTATGCGAGTCCAGTGTCAGAAACCCTAAAACCAACTCTGATAGTCCTACGACAACCTTGAGAGACGGCATGATCTATCCACCGAAGGCTATAAATCTTTCAAAACAACATCAACACACAGCGTACGGACTGAGTGACTGCATTGCTACTGTTCTGTCTTTAAAAGTAAATGCCACTCTTGCCACtgtttctgatttatttttagattttctgAGTGCTTCTGTGGAGAAATTAAAGACAGCTTCCAGATGCTGCTGTGAATTTAgtgggaaaagaaaacaaaagcggTTCAAACGAGGATGCTGTGTAACAAATGAACAGCTTCCTGAGACAAATCACACCTCAAAACCTCTATCAGCTTCTGCAGTGAAAAGTAATATCGCCTAGGAAAACTTATGACGAATAATAAAATGTCAGACAGCCGAGAATAACTTTTCACAATGGCACAAAAAACAGTGAACAGCAGCGTGGCTCCTGGGCTTACAAAATGCCTCTGTTTGAGCATAATTCTAGCATGGTGGCAAGCACTAAGCCTACAGCCTACATCATGGACTGAGCATTGATTTTAGAGGCTATAATTTATTTATCCCACATCGGATGCCAAATGGATGTgtgcctggaaaaaaaaaaaagaaccaaataaaaaaagaaaagcctgcTGACTACAAAGCTGAGGAGGAGCAAGAGCTGCACAATACAAAAGGAAGTTTCTCCAGAGGACATAGAAGCTATTGGCTCCACGGTTCAGACAAAAAATGAAGGGCAGGAGGAGTGAGGGATAAGATGGCTACTTATAAGCATTTGCTGCAGAGAGTGTTCCTTCAAGTGCTGTAATTACCTCAGAGGAACCAGGGCGCTTTTCTCTAGAGGATGTGCAGTAGACAGGTGATTAATGAGAAGAATTAGGAGCCATAGCTTTCTCTGCCTGCATGTATGCACGGCTCCTACATTGTGACTTCACAGATAGACTTGGCATGCTCTATTGTAACAAGAAGATGTCTTTAACGACGAGGCACGATTAATTGTCCTCAGCCTCAATGTTGGGACTGGTTCAAGTCATCAATTTCAGCCCCTGCTTTTTACAAACCACTATAACGGTGGTTATATGGGCTGCGTGTGCAGTCTATATATGTCACCTGAGGAAGATCAAGTCAGACTGTGAGCAGAAGAAAAACGCTCTGCTCTACCGTACCAGAGAGGCTGCTGTGTCCAGGAAACATGGCGGATGAAGAATGATTTAATGACTTCTCGAATATTTGATCGTGGAATCTCCTGTAGGGATAATCAACTCACAGTTGAATTCTGTTACTATATAATGTAAAATCACTTCTTGTGATGATtccttgttttaatttttatccCTTGTTGGGGATATCCATATTCTCATTGTTCTGCTATCTAGAATTATTGCTTAATGTCCAATATTAGCTACCAGCCTAACCACTCGTCAGGAAATTTCCATGTCCTGTCTGTCTTGCTGTCTTGTCTCAGCCCTGTTTTTGATCATTCTGCCTACGTCTTCCACTCACCTCCAACCTGCCAACTGTGTTCAAAATTCCTTCCTTCTCTTTGTCTCATCTCCCCAAACTCTCTCTTATGCTCCATTTTGCTTATTTCCCAGACATCTCgcaacacacagcagcagagcattaaggtttttaaaatgtgaaggTGTATTTGTTTGTAGATGTGCACATGGATTATCCTTTGTTATCAAAGGCAGTAGTATGTATTTTATCAGGAGGTATATTTGTGTCTACACCAGTATACCCAGTTCTAGCTCACTTCTAAAAAAAAAGGGAtggtgtgtaaaatgtaaaccaaattagaatgcaatgattttcaGTTCTCataaattcatattttattcataatagaacacacaaaacatcaaatCTTTAAACAGAGATAATGTaccaatttaagaaaaaaaatgttttgaatttgatggcagaaAAAGAACATCTTACTGCAGCACAGTTAATCAGAAGTAACGATCATTGTAAACACAATGAACTGTGCCATCCAGAAACGCAGGTTAAAGCTCCATCATTTACTGAAGTATCCATATGTGATGCAACTCTCGTCTCTGGGACAAAGCTCAGTTAAAGGGCCTGAGAtggtggaaaactgttctgttgCTGAACACATGGACACTGCATCCTTCGAACTAATAAGTACACTGATCACCCAACTTTTTATCAGGGGTTTGTTCAAGACTCTGCATCTCTGATAGTATGGCATTGCATTAGCGCCTATGGAATTGGCAACTTGCACATCAGGAAACGTATCAATGCTGAAAGACTAGCTTCAttcaattttaaataaacatggaCTTTTAGCTCAGCCATATCTGCATAAAAATTTATGGTACAAAGTGTGGACATAAAATGTTTGCTATGAAATTTTAGCTTCATATACTTCAAATAATTTTAAGACatatattttttgaaaaatggtcTGTTGACCCACTTTCAAGCCatttttcacacactgaaaCCTGAAGCAATGTTTAAACATGAATATctcaaaaactattaaagataAAGCCTGGAAATTTTCACCGGCCTTTCTTATGATCAAAATTAAAATATGTGAAATTTGGGGCCAATAGATTAAAAATGTCTGATAATTGGCtacttaaaatatgaaaaagtccAGCACTCCTGCAAAGTCCCATATTTGAGCACACACTAATAATAACACTACTTGCTTCTAGCAGAACTACGTTTATAAAGTGACTTTTGACCTTTACACAGttctaaaaaaatgtttacaatGCATTTCATATTCACCTGTTCTCATACACAGTAGATAAATCATGGCATGTTGTTACCAGCCATCCAGAGACACTTGAAATTCACAGCCGAGGACACTCTGGCATGTGGCAGGGCCAGGCATTAAACACCAACCCAGAAAATTGAGTTTTCAAACACAAGctaaatgtaaaattttaacTCAAGCCACAGTCTTTTTTGAAACCTCACCTCTTTTGGTGCTcagttcttttttgtttaaaccaaaccaaacagaaGTGAtggaatgaaaaatgaaaggatAAACATTCACACAGCGTCTTGTGCGACTTTTCTTCTGATGGTTtctaaagttaaagttaataaCCTGTTCCTGACTGCCTTCATTCCTCTTGCCTCATTTTAACTGTTGAACATCCACACAGAGTATAATCATCAGACATAAATTAGTAATAAGTCTGACAGTGTGATCAGTCTTATCCTCTGTAAATAGGAAAGCCACAGATTAGGATGAGTAGATTTTGACAACTGTAAGGTTTTTACCCAGGCGCAGGAGTTGAAAAGACATACTATATGAAACATTTCCTTTGGAGCTCAAGCTTTGCAGAATTCAAATGCAGCACTGACATTAGGAAGACCTAAAAAATAGTATCTTTATCATCATTTGCAATATTCTGTTCTGATTGATCAAAGCCTTTCTGCAATAACATCTTTAACTACTGATGAAGTGTATGAAATCAGCCTACTTCAGTTTTTTGATTTTGACATTATCTTTATCAATCTTTATTCTTCTTTGGCTAACTGAGGAAAACCACCAAGGGTGAAGCACTTTATAATCCAAATTAACTGTAAATTTACACATACTGAACAGTTCT
It includes:
- the vstm2a gene encoding V-set and transmembrane domain-containing protein 2A, giving the protein MMWTSHDTVGFVFLTGFCVQFGFSFEGRFTDLPSNMTVKEGQNIEMACAFQSGTASVYLEIQWWFVKAPEPSDSEEDIDAQEMEMIQEPDPDDEGTKISTVKVQGNDISHKLQISRVSKNDEGLYECRVTRANYGEIVEYKAQAWLKVNATSRPQRPLPPPEKNSLRHLKNKKPRKSSSSLGQDMSSDQRVVSTSTSHTSSNTAKHNPGSGTRISSSYGLAVLLVACGLVRNALL